One part of the Lates calcarifer isolate ASB-BC8 unplaced genomic scaffold, TLL_Latcal_v3 _unitig_4910_quiver_2912, whole genome shotgun sequence genome encodes these proteins:
- the LOC108903060 gene encoding prostaglandin reductase 1-like yields MSYQKRYAERCSRAVGSMLGRITKLKDCKVVGSAGSDAKVAFLKELGFDEAFNYKTVSSLEEALKKASPEGYDCFFENVGGPFSTVALQQMKNFGRIAVCGSISVYNDTTPQTGPYPHLTMIFKQLKMEGFMQSRWEHKHPESLRRLMGWLKEHITLTSAVGL; encoded by the exons ATGAGTTACCAGAAACGTT ATGCAGAACGCTGCAGCAGGGCAGTTGGCTCCATGTTGGGCCGGATTACTAAGCTCAAGGACTGCAAGGTGGTGGGTTCAGCAGGGTCTGACGCCAAGGTGGCCTTCCTTAAAGAGCTGGGCTTCGACGAGGCCTTCAACTACAAGACTGTTAGTTCTCTGGAGGAGGCACTGAAGAAGGCCTCTCCAGAGGGATACGACTGCTTCTTTGAAAAC GTGGGAGGCCCCTTTTCAACTGTTGCCTTGCAGCAGATGAAGAACTTTGGAAGAATAGCTGTGTGTGGAAGTATTTCTGTGTACAATGACACCACTCCTCAGACAG gcCCGTACCCCCATCTGACTATGATCTTCAAGCAGCTTAAGATGGAGGGCTTCATGCAGAGCAGGTGGGAGCACAAGCACCCAGAATCCCTCAGGAGGCTGATGGGATGGCTGAAGGAG catATCACACTGACTTCCGCTGTTGGACTATGA